A genome region from Clostridium pasteurianum includes the following:
- a CDS encoding DUF4386 family protein codes for MDLITFYKLSGIFIILVALGFSISNIGIAKLFNYPGILREPVDSILNKYQSCGKTLRFFWMLFVLSSLMLIPVSTIFYKILNTNKTPYLIIGASFGIASSIFYCLGLMRWVFLADTLSKTYTRENTDLKTKDTIALIFNSFHVYAGNSIGETMGFLCMGIWICILGASIICTSMFPLIIGIIFIISGIGIICGPLEWVGFKCGNRINKISMKIWSISLLFCGIILIK; via the coding sequence ATGGATTTAATTACATTTTACAAATTATCAGGTATTTTTATTATCTTAGTTGCTTTAGGTTTTAGCATAAGCAATATAGGAATTGCAAAACTTTTTAATTATCCTGGCATTCTTAGAGAACCAGTAGATTCAATTTTAAATAAATATCAAAGTTGTGGAAAAACATTAAGGTTTTTTTGGATGTTATTTGTTTTAAGTTCTTTAATGCTTATTCCTGTGTCTACAATATTTTATAAAATTTTGAATACCAATAAAACGCCATATTTAATTATTGGAGCTTCCTTTGGTATTGCATCATCAATTTTTTATTGTTTAGGGCTTATGAGATGGGTTTTTTTAGCTGATACTTTATCAAAGACATATACAAGGGAAAATACTGATTTAAAAACTAAAGATACCATTGCTCTTATTTTTAATTCATTTCATGTTTATGCCGGAAACTCAATTGGAGAAACAATGGGATTTTTATGCATGGGAATATGGATTTGTATTTTAGGAGCTTCTATAATTTGTACTTCTATGTTTCCTTTAATAATAGGTATAATTTTTATTATTTCAGGTATTGGAATAATCTGTGGGCCATTAGAATGGGTAGGCTTTAAGTGTGGAAATAGAATCAATAAAATATCAATGAAAATATGGTCAATATCCCTTTTGTTTTGTGGAATCATATTAATAAAATAA
- a CDS encoding MarR family transcriptional regulator codes for MKEEMEIIEKAERLLNIMNQGNKKPRDYGTGDVLYHSEIHTIEAIYNHKNVNASEISSILGITNGAVSQVTNKLIKKGLIEQYQSPDNKKDVFYKLTEHGQKVNALHNEYHKKLYNKIHQYFSASSENDIKVINNFLDWTIENWPTK; via the coding sequence ATGAAAGAAGAAATGGAAATTATAGAAAAGGCTGAACGGTTGTTAAATATTATGAATCAAGGTAATAAAAAGCCTAGAGATTATGGGACTGGTGATGTTCTTTATCATTCTGAAATTCATACTATTGAAGCAATATACAATCATAAAAATGTTAATGCCAGTGAAATTTCAAGTATTCTTGGTATAACAAATGGTGCTGTTAGTCAAGTTACAAACAAGCTTATAAAAAAGGGACTTATTGAACAATATCAAAGTCCTGATAATAAAAAAGATGTTTTTTATAAGCTTACTGAACATGGCCAAAAAGTAAATGCACTGCATAATGAATATCACAAAAAACTTTATAACAAAATACATCAATATTTCAGTGCTTCAAGCGAAAATGACATTAAAGTTATAAATAATTTTTTGGATTGGACCATTGAAAATTGGCCTACGAAATAA
- a CDS encoding HD domain-containing protein, whose translation MREIIKLVKSIICNTDIQAYLVGGYIRDKLINIKNEPNDLDIVLSGNIEKVLDVFQEKGFKVFVLRGECNIYRATLNNYVVDISEMKGQSIEEDLLKRDFTANAIALDLRNNKIIDPLKGRLHIKRRILQSVDEDSFKDDPVRILRGIRFYIKYGMHFSGYTEEYIRSEAKNILKFPADRVLDEFIHGIHDDENGIFFEVMDQYMVLKNILPYMEELKTVGKCKYHLVDAFTHMNTAYHVFKDLQKGIMQVKNLDIEIFNKKIGIYDESDYLAFATFVHDIGKYVSYKKEEDKVSFKGHDEKGFEIIEKVCDKLKFPGDAKKMVCSVVKNHMYPLMLFKLDNSNLKSKTYDFFVKFNKYVPYIITASFCDVYATKMYMDAQKDKDKFKEFISDLINTYENFCDVKNKRLIDGNDLKELGFSGQRIGQVIKELDKQIYLGKVKSRDEQFNFVLEMK comes from the coding sequence GTGAGAGAAATTATAAAATTAGTAAAAAGCATAATCTGTAATACAGATATACAAGCATATTTAGTTGGTGGATATATAAGAGATAAACTTATTAATATAAAAAATGAGCCTAATGATTTAGATATAGTTTTATCAGGGAATATAGAAAAAGTGTTAGATGTATTTCAAGAGAAGGGGTTTAAAGTATTTGTACTTAGAGGTGAATGTAATATTTATAGAGCTACTTTAAATAATTATGTTGTAGATATATCTGAAATGAAAGGACAAAGTATAGAAGAAGATTTGCTTAAAAGAGATTTTACTGCAAACGCTATAGCATTAGATTTAAGAAATAATAAGATTATTGATCCACTAAAAGGTAGGCTGCATATTAAAAGAAGAATTCTTCAATCAGTAGATGAAGATAGTTTTAAGGACGATCCAGTAAGAATACTTAGAGGCATAAGATTTTATATAAAGTATGGTATGCATTTTAGTGGATATACCGAAGAATATATAAGATCAGAAGCAAAAAATATATTGAAGTTTCCTGCAGATAGAGTACTAGATGAATTTATCCATGGTATACATGATGATGAAAATGGAATCTTTTTTGAAGTTATGGATCAATACATGGTTCTAAAAAATATATTACCGTACATGGAGGAGTTAAAAACAGTAGGAAAATGTAAATATCATTTGGTAGATGCGTTCACACATATGAATACTGCATATCATGTATTTAAAGATCTTCAAAAGGGAATTATGCAGGTTAAGAATTTAGACATCGAAATATTTAACAAAAAAATAGGCATATATGATGAAAGTGATTATTTAGCATTTGCAACATTTGTTCATGATATAGGTAAATATGTAAGCTATAAAAAAGAAGAAGATAAGGTAAGTTTTAAGGGGCATGATGAGAAAGGGTTTGAAATTATTGAAAAAGTATGCGACAAATTAAAGTTTCCGGGCGATGCAAAAAAAATGGTATGTTCAGTTGTTAAAAATCATATGTATCCACTCATGCTTTTTAAATTGGATAATAGTAATCTGAAATCAAAAACTTATGATTTCTTTGTAAAGTTTAATAAGTATGTTCCATATATTATAACGGCATCATTTTGTGATGTTTATGCAACTAAAATGTATATGGATGCTCAGAAGGATAAAGATAAATTTAAAGAATTTATTTCAGATTTAATTAATACTTATGAAAACTTTTGTGATGTAAAAAATAAAAGGTTAATAGATGGAAATGATTTAAAAGAACTTGGTTTTAGTGGACAAAGAATCGGTCAAGTAATTAAGGAACTTGATAAGCAGATTTATTTAGGAAAAGTTAAAAGTAGGGATGAACAGTTTAATTTTGTTTTAGAAATGAAGTAG
- a CDS encoding AbrB/MazE/SpoVT family DNA-binding domain-containing protein has translation MKSTGVVRRVDELGRIVIPIELRRTLNIAEKDALEIYVDGEQIILKKYEPACIFCGDASDVVNYRGKNICKHCLQELKEGR, from the coding sequence ATGAAATCAACAGGAGTAGTTAGAAGAGTAGACGAATTAGGTAGAATTGTAATACCTATAGAATTAAGAAGGACTCTAAATATAGCAGAAAAAGATGCTTTAGAAATTTATGTAGATGGAGAACAGATTATTTTAAAGAAATATGAACCAGCTTGTATTTTCTGCGGAGATGCAAGTGATGTTGTTAATTACAGAGGTAAAAATATTTGTAAACATTGTCTTCAGGAATTAAAAGAAGGTAGATAA
- a CDS encoding NlpC/P60 family protein → MHKKFLTALVALSVVVTCSGNVFASPLQDQYNQSLQQYENALKGVQDIEGKISVLDNQIGQLNESMAGTDKKIAQSQSNIDATQKKINETKSDISSEQELYGQRLRAMYVNGTTTQYMDVILNSKNFSDLISKIDAVKSVADYDKQIITNFKTQQDDVEKQQKVLSDENGKLQALQNENKKKLKDLNDKKAQEDKLIADAKAEEAKHSGEMQKIQQAMDAEKKKIEALNVPTNVTAKPSTSSSQGSSGGTNGGTIYTGVTGEAIVSYAKNFLGDKYVWGAKGPNEFDCSGLVWYVYKHFGITLGEDTYSQVNDGEAVTGSLQPGDLVFFYPSAKGPDHVGIYVGDNAFIQAPHTGDVVKISPLYPGSYCAARRILH, encoded by the coding sequence ATGCATAAAAAATTTTTAACTGCACTTGTAGCATTGAGTGTTGTAGTGACTTGTAGTGGCAATGTATTTGCGAGCCCACTTCAGGATCAATATAATCAAAGCTTACAGCAGTATGAAAATGCACTTAAAGGTGTACAAGATATAGAAGGCAAAATATCAGTATTAGACAATCAAATAGGACAGCTTAATGAGAGTATGGCAGGTACCGATAAGAAAATAGCTCAAAGTCAGTCAAATATTGATGCAACACAGAAAAAAATAAATGAAACTAAGAGTGATATTAGCAGTGAACAGGAACTTTATGGTCAAAGATTGCGTGCTATGTATGTAAATGGTACTACTACGCAGTATATGGATGTTATTTTAAATAGCAAAAATTTTAGCGACCTTATTTCGAAAATAGATGCAGTTAAAAGTGTAGCGGATTATGACAAGCAGATTATTACAAATTTTAAAACACAGCAGGATGATGTAGAAAAACAGCAGAAGGTTTTATCAGATGAAAATGGTAAACTTCAAGCACTTCAAAATGAAAATAAAAAGAAATTAAAAGATTTAAATGATAAAAAAGCCCAAGAAGACAAGCTTATAGCAGATGCTAAGGCGGAAGAAGCAAAGCACAGTGGCGAAATGCAAAAGATTCAGCAGGCTATGGATGCTGAAAAGAAGAAGATAGAAGCTTTAAATGTTCCTACTAATGTTACTGCAAAGCCTTCAACTTCATCATCACAAGGGTCTTCTGGAGGAACAAATGGAGGCACTATATACACCGGTGTAACCGGAGAGGCTATAGTTAGTTATGCAAAGAATTTTCTAGGAGATAAATATGTTTGGGGTGCAAAAGGACCTAATGAATTTGATTGTTCTGGGCTTGTTTGGTATGTATATAAACATTTTGGTATTACATTAGGCGAAGATACATATTCGCAAGTTAATGATGGAGAAGCTGTCACTGGTTCACTTCAACCGGGTGATTTGGTGTTCTTTTATCCATCAGCTAAAGGACCTGATCATGTTGGAATTTATGTAGGAGATAATGCTTTTATACAAGCACCTCATACTGGTGATGTTGTTAAAATTTCACCGTTATATCCAGGTTCATATTGTGCAGCGAGGAGAATATTACATTAA
- a CDS encoding NlpC/P60 family protein: MHKKIAMIVVALGVITSMGTTTVLATPLDDSQAKYNQSHESVLQLEDKIQQMDNKIENIMNDRDNNSKKIDQAQKDIDQAQKDIGTAKENIKEEKDKFGERMRALYISGSNQSYIDILLKSKSFSDMLARVEAIKQVTDYDNKLIGELKDSQDRVQAKKDKIVSEKEKLVALNKENDSKLKQINDDKAKENVVVAQAKAQESKDASALKSQQDAQNAIKASAQAKLLADNKTTTTSNSSKPIPRGGGNFTDIVSFAEQFCGVPYVSGGTSPAGFDCSGLVQYVYAHFGVSLPRTTYDQVNVGTTVSLNSLQPGDLLFFGSASAPHHVAMYVGGGQMIEAPHTGAFVRVTSANRGDLSIAKRVR, encoded by the coding sequence GTGCACAAGAAAATAGCAATGATTGTAGTTGCGTTAGGTGTAATAACATCTATGGGAACTACTACCGTCTTAGCGACACCACTAGATGATAGTCAGGCAAAATACAACCAATCACATGAGAGTGTGCTTCAGTTAGAAGATAAGATCCAGCAAATGGACAACAAAATTGAAAACATTATGAATGACCGTGATAATAATAGCAAAAAAATAGACCAAGCACAGAAGGACATAGATCAAGCACAAAAGGACATAGGAACAGCTAAAGAAAATATAAAAGAGGAAAAAGATAAATTTGGTGAAAGAATGAGAGCATTATACATAAGCGGAAGTAATCAAAGTTACATAGACATTCTTCTTAAATCCAAAAGCTTTAGCGATATGTTAGCAAGGGTAGAAGCTATAAAGCAAGTTACAGATTATGACAATAAACTTATTGGTGAATTAAAAGATTCACAAGATAGAGTACAAGCTAAGAAAGATAAAATTGTGTCGGAAAAGGAAAAGCTTGTTGCTTTAAATAAAGAAAATGATTCTAAACTTAAGCAGATCAATGACGACAAGGCTAAAGAGAACGTTGTCGTAGCTCAAGCAAAAGCACAGGAAAGCAAAGATGCATCTGCTCTTAAATCTCAGCAGGATGCACAAAATGCAATAAAGGCATCAGCACAGGCTAAGCTTTTAGCAGATAATAAAACTACTACTACTAGTAATAGTAGTAAGCCTATACCAAGAGGCGGCGGAAACTTTACTGACATTGTAAGTTTTGCAGAGCAATTCTGTGGTGTTCCATATGTGTCAGGCGGAACATCGCCAGCTGGATTCGATTGTTCAGGCCTTGTACAGTATGTATATGCTCATTTTGGAGTTAGTCTTCCAAGGACTACATATGATCAAGTAAATGTGGGAACTACAGTTAGTTTAAATAGTTTACAGCCAGGTGATTTACTATTCTTTGGAAGCGCATCAGCACCACATCACGTTGCTATGTATGTTGGTGGTGGACAGATGATAGAAGCACCTCATACTGGAGCATTTGTAAGAGTTACATCAGCTAATAGGGGAGATCTTAGTATAGCTAAAAGAGTAAGATAA
- the rsmI gene encoding 16S rRNA (cytidine(1402)-2'-O)-methyltransferase, producing the protein MSGKLFLVGTPIGNLKDITLRALEVLQNCDAVAAEDTRQSLKLLNHFNIKKPLISYHKFNEKDRSPELLNMVRSGKNIALVTDAGMPGISDPGSVVAEECIENNVEFEVIPGPTALITALVYSGLDTSKFLFRGFLPKETKDKKQIIEEVKNARETLIFYEAPHKLLNTLKFLLDNLGNRKISICRELTKIHEDIKRITLEEAVKLYENGKPKGEYVLIIDGKSEEEILKEKLSEWEDISIKEHIIKYIDEGLSKKEAVKKVAKDRNIPKSEVYKYSIDIK; encoded by the coding sequence ATGAGTGGAAAGTTGTTTTTAGTTGGAACACCTATAGGAAATTTGAAGGATATAACTCTTAGGGCCTTAGAAGTTCTTCAAAATTGTGATGCTGTTGCAGCGGAAGATACAAGGCAGAGTTTAAAACTTCTAAATCATTTTAATATAAAAAAACCACTAATAAGTTATCATAAATTTAATGAAAAAGATAGAAGCCCTGAGTTACTTAATATGGTTAGAAGCGGAAAAAACATAGCATTAGTAACAGATGCTGGGATGCCAGGTATTTCTGATCCAGGAAGTGTTGTTGCGGAGGAATGTATAGAAAATAATGTTGAGTTTGAAGTTATACCTGGACCAACTGCACTCATAACAGCGTTAGTATATTCTGGACTTGATACTTCGAAATTTTTATTTAGAGGCTTTTTACCTAAAGAGACTAAGGATAAGAAGCAAATTATCGAAGAAGTTAAAAATGCAAGAGAAACTTTGATATTTTATGAAGCACCTCATAAGCTTCTTAATACTTTGAAATTCTTACTTGATAATTTGGGAAACAGGAAAATATCAATATGCAGAGAGCTTACTAAAATTCATGAGGACATAAAAAGAATTACATTAGAAGAAGCAGTTAAATTGTATGAAAACGGAAAGCCTAAGGGGGAGTATGTACTAATCATTGACGGAAAAAGTGAAGAAGAAATATTAAAAGAAAAATTATCTGAATGGGAAGATATAAGTATTAAAGAGCATATAATTAAATATATAGATGAAGGATTATCTAAAAAAGAAGCTGTAAAAAAGGTAGCAAAGGATAGAAATATTCCTAAATCAGAGGTATATAAATATTCAATAGACATAAAATAA
- a CDS encoding tRNA1(Val) (adenine(37)-N6)-methyltransferase: MSLVKLDETLDDLQIENIHIIQKKSGFRFGVDAVLLANYAKVKKNQTVIDLCSGTGIIPFIIEGKESPGFITGIEIQEDMVEMASRTVLYNKFQDKMKFINEDIKNVEFLKSIKRADVVTVNPPYKLKNSGIVNSFDKNAIARHEICCTLEDVIKAARIVLKDNGRLFMVHRPERLADILCLMREYKIEPKSIKMVYPNTKKPPNILLIEGQRDGGKFLKWEKSLYIHKDNGDYTEELNEIYGR, from the coding sequence ATGAGCTTAGTTAAACTAGATGAGACACTCGATGATTTGCAAATAGAAAATATACATATAATACAGAAGAAAAGTGGATTTAGATTTGGTGTAGATGCTGTTTTACTTGCAAACTATGCTAAAGTAAAGAAAAATCAAACAGTCATCGATTTATGTAGTGGTACAGGTATAATACCATTTATTATAGAAGGTAAAGAGTCACCGGGTTTTATTACGGGGATTGAAATACAAGAAGACATGGTGGAAATGGCCAGCAGGACAGTTCTGTACAATAAATTCCAAGATAAAATGAAATTTATTAATGAGGATATTAAGAATGTGGAGTTTTTAAAGAGTATAAAAAGAGCTGATGTTGTAACGGTAAATCCACCCTATAAACTAAAGAATTCTGGAATTGTAAATAGTTTTGACAAAAATGCAATTGCACGTCATGAGATATGCTGTACTTTGGAGGATGTTATTAAAGCTGCTAGGATTGTGCTAAAGGATAATGGAAGACTATTTATGGTTCATAGACCAGAAAGACTTGCAGATATTCTTTGTTTAATGCGAGAATATAAAATTGAGCCAAAATCCATAAAAATGGTATATCCTAATACTAAAAAACCGCCTAATATACTCCTAATAGAAGGTCAGCGTGATGGGGGAAAGTTTTTAAAATGGGAAAAATCCTTGTATATACATAAGGATAACGGAGATTATACGGAAGAATTAAATGAGATATATGGAAGGTAG
- a CDS encoding OmpA/MotB family protein, which produces MKKKQQAEKDNSERWMLTYLDLITLLMAFFVVLYASSTINKQKFQQVAESLRVAFNGSGKSVVGEDDAVDIKSSKNYVTQEASKDNASAEKAEENKLKDVKQKIDQYVKQNNMQGSVSTNLEEKGLVVSIVDTLMFDEGKADVKPDFQNKLVSIGNILKTINNYIRVEGHTDNKPIQNSLFRSNIELGSARANNVEHILIDNAKIPDIQMCTVSYAATRPVSDNNTDAGRAQNRRVDIVILNSKFNAVEQESK; this is translated from the coding sequence TTGAAAAAAAAGCAGCAGGCAGAAAAGGATAACTCCGAACGTTGGATGCTTACATATTTGGATTTAATAACCCTTCTTATGGCGTTCTTCGTAGTCCTATATGCTTCAAGTACAATTAATAAACAAAAATTTCAACAGGTTGCTGAGTCACTCAGAGTTGCTTTTAATGGAAGCGGTAAATCTGTTGTAGGCGAAGATGATGCTGTTGATATAAAATCGAGTAAAAATTATGTCACACAAGAGGCTAGTAAAGACAACGCTTCCGCGGAAAAGGCAGAGGAAAATAAATTAAAGGACGTAAAACAAAAAATTGATCAATATGTAAAACAGAATAATATGCAGGGCAGTGTTAGTACTAATCTTGAAGAAAAAGGATTAGTAGTTAGTATAGTTGATACACTTATGTTTGATGAAGGAAAAGCCGATGTAAAACCTGATTTCCAAAATAAACTTGTTTCAATAGGAAATATATTAAAAACTATTAATAATTACATAAGGGTTGAAGGACATACAGATAATAAGCCTATACAAAATTCACTCTTTCGCTCAAATATTGAATTAGGTTCTGCTAGAGCTAATAATGTTGAGCATATTTTGATAGACAATGCTAAAATACCTGATATTCAAATGTGTACAGTAAGTTATGCGGCAACAAGACCGGTATCAGATAATAATACTGATGCTGGAAGAGCACAAAATAGGCGAGTTGATATTGTAATATTGAATAGTAAGTTTAATGCTGTTGAGCAAGAAAGTAAGTAG
- a CDS encoding motility protein A, whose protein sequence is MESIIFMLVAFASVIGGFIIDEGNPINLLGPAPALIVIGGTIGAVCASTPIGDIKKLGSAVKMAFKKPNIDLPELIGYFKQIAFKTRKEGLLSIEEMISGDDVDPFIKKGLQMVVDGIEPQTVKETLELSVDLIDERHKVGIGIMEMAGGYSPTLGIIGTVCSLVVVLANLGSDTSQIGKSISSAFIATLYGISCANLIYFPIANKLKRYNNIEMQEKNLIIEAILCIQEGINPNTLDEKLKGFLDKKELERYESMSGKEGE, encoded by the coding sequence TTGGAGAGTATTATATTTATGTTAGTGGCATTTGCATCAGTTATAGGAGGGTTTATTATTGATGAAGGTAATCCAATAAATCTTCTAGGGCCTGCACCAGCACTAATAGTTATTGGAGGAACAATAGGAGCGGTATGTGCGTCAACTCCAATTGGTGACATAAAAAAACTGGGCAGTGCTGTTAAAATGGCATTTAAAAAACCAAATATTGATTTACCTGAACTTATAGGATATTTTAAACAGATAGCATTTAAGACTAGAAAAGAAGGTTTACTTAGCATAGAGGAAATGATATCTGGAGATGACGTAGATCCTTTTATAAAGAAGGGACTTCAAATGGTAGTTGATGGTATAGAGCCACAAACAGTAAAGGAAACGCTTGAATTAAGTGTTGACCTTATAGATGAGAGACATAAAGTTGGTATAGGTATAATGGAGATGGCCGGCGGATATTCACCTACACTTGGAATTATAGGTACTGTTTGTAGTCTGGTTGTTGTTCTTGCTAATCTAGGCAGTGATACATCACAAATTGGAAAGTCAATATCATCTGCATTTATAGCTACTTTATACGGTATAAGTTGTGCTAACTTAATATATTTCCCTATAGCTAATAAATTAAAGAGATATAATAATATTGAAATGCAAGAAAAGAATTTAATAATAGAAGCAATACTATGCATACAGGAAGGTATAAATCCTAATACCCTTGATGAAAAGTTAAAAGGATTTTTGGACAAGAAGGAACTTGAGAGATATGAAAGCATGAGTGGAAAAGAGGGTGAATAA
- a CDS encoding DUF362 domain-containing protein, which yields MAYKITDACVSCGTCASECPVSAISQGDTQFVIDADTCIECGNCANVCPVGAPVQE from the coding sequence ATGGCATATAAAATAACAGATGCTTGCGTTAGCTGTGGTACATGTGCTTCAGAATGTCCAGTTAGTGCTATAAGCCAAGGAGATACTCAGTTTGTAATTGATGCAGATACTTGTATTGAATGTGGAAACTGTGCTAATGTTTGCCCAGTAGGAGCTCCAGTTCAAGAATAA
- a CDS encoding heavy-metal-associated domain-containing protein, whose translation MKSILKISNMNTSSDITKVRNSISRNEGVIAFYIDKEKLQVEVIYDDKLLNLEDMIDSIEKLGYIII comes from the coding sequence ATGAAGTCTATTTTAAAAATAAGTAATATGAATACTTCAAGTGATATAACAAAAGTTAGAAATTCTATATCAAGAAATGAAGGAGTAATTGCTTTTTATATAGATAAAGAAAAATTGCAAGTTGAAGTAATATACGATGATAAACTTCTAAATCTAGAAGATATGATTGATTCTATAGAAAAATTAGGCTATATAATAATCTGA
- a CDS encoding PSP1 domain-containing protein, producing MVTVVGVRFKKAGKIYYFSPGDLHINKGDDVIVETARGIEYGTCVIGLKEVSEDTIVSPLKNVIRVATHEDNIQYKNNKNKEKEAFGICLNKIKKHNLVMKLIDVEYTFDNNKIIFYFTAEGRVDFRELVKDLASVFRTRIELRQIGVRDEAKMIGGFGVCGRPMCCALYLGDFAPVSIKMAKEQSLSLNPSKISGVCGRLMCCLNYEQETYESIRKRMPKIGSIVSTKEYGNVEVTGNNIIKETIKIKYTADKEQNVCEVEVPVKDVKLVSGSYEGNVDESQIKLELQDADSKEVKELFKAD from the coding sequence ATGGTAACAGTAGTTGGAGTAAGGTTTAAAAAGGCCGGAAAGATATATTATTTTTCTCCTGGTGATCTCCATATAAATAAGGGAGACGATGTTATTGTTGAAACAGCGAGAGGGATTGAATATGGAACATGTGTTATAGGTTTAAAAGAAGTAAGTGAAGATACCATAGTTTCTCCACTTAAAAATGTCATAAGAGTAGCAACACATGAAGATAATATACAATACAAAAATAATAAAAACAAAGAAAAAGAGGCATTTGGGATTTGCCTTAATAAAATAAAGAAGCATAACCTTGTAATGAAGCTTATAGATGTAGAATATACATTTGATAATAATAAAATAATATTCTATTTTACAGCAGAAGGAAGAGTTGATTTTAGAGAACTTGTTAAAGACTTAGCATCAGTTTTTAGAACTAGAATTGAGCTTAGACAGATAGGAGTAAGAGATGAAGCGAAAATGATAGGTGGTTTTGGTGTGTGTGGCAGGCCTATGTGTTGTGCACTTTACCTTGGAGATTTTGCACCTGTATCAATAAAGATGGCAAAGGAACAGAGTTTGTCACTTAATCCATCTAAAATTTCAGGGGTATGTGGTAGATTAATGTGCTGTCTTAATTATGAGCAGGAAACTTACGAAAGTATAAGGAAGAGAATGCCTAAGATTGGCTCTATAGTAAGCACAAAAGAGTATGGAAATGTAGAAGTTACAGGTAACAATATAATAAAGGAAACGATTAAAATTAAGTATACAGCAGATAAGGAACAAAATGTATGCGAAGTTGAAGTGCCAGTTAAGGATGTAAAGCTTGTGTCAGGTTCATATGAAGGAAATGTAGATGAATCACAAATAAAACTTGAACTTCAAGATGCAGATTCCAAAGAAGTAAAGGAACTCTTTAAAGCTGATTAG
- a CDS encoding DNA polymerase III subunit delta' has protein sequence MKFEEILGHEEIRKQFDSLISNGKLSHAIILCGEDGIGKSLIAKEIAAKILNKNEIKEYADLIEWKILKGKKSISVDQVRNIIEEVNKKPYEGNNKIIVVHDMDYMTVQGQNAFLKTIEEPPNGVYIILLCQFQGKVLDTVKSRCQVFNLKRLSETDMKKFIYKKYNITNDEKIRTILAFSDGVPGKADEFLTDESLKAIRDITIDSILNIKKIGSKSIIDYSYKFSEYKNLWREVCNCFLSYVRDALIYKETGNKKLVINLDKMEDIKKIAAQFSMKQLNKIVEAIDYGQFNLESNVNMPLTYVEMLFKIQEV, from the coding sequence ATGAAATTTGAAGAGATACTTGGACATGAAGAAATTAGAAAACAGTTTGATAGTTTAATTAGTAATGGTAAACTTTCACATGCAATTATATTATGTGGTGAGGATGGAATAGGAAAAAGCCTTATAGCTAAGGAAATTGCTGCGAAAATTTTAAATAAGAATGAAATAAAGGAATATGCGGACTTAATTGAGTGGAAAATATTAAAGGGTAAAAAAAGCATATCTGTTGATCAAGTCAGAAATATAATAGAAGAAGTAAATAAAAAACCTTATGAAGGCAATAATAAAATAATAGTGGTTCATGACATGGATTATATGACAGTTCAAGGACAAAATGCTTTTTTAAAAACAATTGAAGAACCACCAAATGGCGTATATATAATTCTATTGTGCCAGTTTCAAGGTAAAGTCTTAGATACTGTAAAATCAAGATGCCAAGTTTTTAATTTGAAAAGACTTAGCGAGACAGATATGAAGAAATTTATATATAAGAAATATAATATTACAAATGATGAGAAAATCAGGACTATATTGGCTTTTAGCGACGGTGTTCCGGGTAAAGCAGATGAATTTTTGACAGATGAATCATTGAAAGCTATAAGAGATATTACTATAGATAGTATTTTGAATATAAAAAAGATAGGTTCAAAGTCAATAATAGACTATTCATATAAATTTTCAGAATATAAAAATTTATGGCGTGAGGTTTGTAACTGTTTTCTTTCTTATGTAAGGGATGCTCTTATATATAAAGAAACGGGAAATAAAAAGCTAGTAATAAATCTTGATAAAATGGAAGACATAAAGAAAATAGCTGCTCAATTTTCGATGAAGCAGTTAAATAAAATAGTAGAAGCAATAGATTACGGTCAATTCAATTTAGAAAGCAATGTCAACATGCCTTTGACTTATGTTGAAATGTTGTTTAAAATACAGGAGGTCTAA